A region of Oceanicoccus sp. KOV_DT_Chl DNA encodes the following proteins:
- a CDS encoding helix-turn-helix transcriptional regulator yields the protein MLNSDLIHYDALISAIYQGPLEATPWQQFLPLLSQRLDAFAVSLVLRPPAIGDSGLILNYQRPAAGEQSKTELADPEDWQASAYKEQFFALDPFVNLPIGEVVTLAEMVAQDQLETSEYYIQYLQPAGVYHIIGADTREPEGLVACLRVCRGKQEQAFNSEHKQLIAMIMPHLKRAIQFHARINRIESERDLYAHAVDKLAVGTIILDEQGKILSTNPLAGQLLAEKDGLFQKQQQLHISNTLQATELHTTVTNILAQRDSAKPAMAEAMRVQRPSGKADLGLVIRPVPSSQWSEGQASPTVAIFISDPEQQSETSQQVITRLFGFTPAEAALALLLAKGRSLAEASEQQHVSQHTARAQLKSIFSKTGVSRQAELVRLLVKSVANLG from the coding sequence TTGCTCAATTCTGATCTCATCCACTATGACGCACTTATTAGTGCTATCTATCAAGGCCCATTGGAAGCCACTCCATGGCAACAATTTTTACCGCTGTTAAGTCAGCGACTGGATGCCTTTGCAGTGTCATTGGTATTACGACCGCCAGCCATTGGCGACTCCGGACTGATCCTTAATTATCAACGCCCTGCAGCTGGCGAACAAAGTAAAACTGAATTAGCTGACCCTGAAGATTGGCAAGCCTCAGCCTATAAAGAGCAATTTTTTGCGCTGGACCCTTTCGTCAATTTGCCCATCGGCGAAGTTGTCACCCTGGCAGAAATGGTAGCGCAGGATCAATTGGAAACCAGCGAATACTATATTCAGTATCTTCAACCCGCCGGGGTCTACCACATCATTGGTGCCGACACCCGTGAACCGGAAGGACTGGTGGCCTGCTTACGTGTTTGCAGAGGCAAGCAAGAACAGGCTTTTAACAGCGAACACAAGCAATTGATTGCGATGATTATGCCGCACTTGAAACGGGCTATTCAGTTCCACGCGCGGATCAATCGCATTGAATCTGAACGTGACCTCTATGCCCACGCCGTTGATAAACTCGCTGTGGGCACCATCATTCTCGATGAACAGGGAAAAATTCTTAGCACCAATCCACTGGCAGGACAGCTGCTGGCTGAAAAAGACGGTCTATTCCAAAAGCAACAGCAATTACACATCAGCAACACCCTGCAGGCCACAGAACTACACACAACTGTAACCAATATACTGGCTCAGCGGGATAGCGCAAAACCGGCCATGGCCGAAGCGATGCGAGTACAGCGTCCCTCGGGCAAAGCGGATTTAGGCCTGGTTATCCGCCCCGTACCGAGTTCACAGTGGTCTGAAGGACAAGCGAGCCCAACAGTCGCTATATTTATCAGTGACCCGGAGCAGCAATCGGAAACATCGCAACAGGTTATTACTCGTCTATTCGGCTTCACGCCCGCCGAAGCGGCTTTAGCGCTGCTACTGGCGAAAGGCCGCTCTCTAGCTGAGGCTTCCGAGCAACAACATGTCAGCCAGCACACCGCCAGAGCCCAATTAAAGTCAATATTTTCCAAAACTGGTGTATCAAGACAAGCTGAACTGGTGCGCCTGCTAGTCAAAAGTGTGGCGAACCTAGGCTAA
- a CDS encoding DUF1631 family protein, producing METPIKPHFNTIVDELNDITLTQIANLFEQFLREADNQLFQLAEVADNNEHQNQLFEAKAMIRQHGEQIRTKYCTLLEQRLSGNTTAQPATKTAEIHESMQLVDLKEFEDWLSAETIIRRANSRYYKGVSCLEQRYSQLVNQDICGEALPFSIDNICHAMQDTFRDLTLSPEVQPILYRLFDHAIINQLDDLYDTLNSRLKSRGILPNIESQVLRERKPIAKDNNASFNGQLPAQQKAANSPAILDAAQNVLALLRQSNPEVNVSNTGNVVPASINDIINQLNTLQTDNNAIENVGANVSLSEWLEQQSQLVLDHQSRDLMTLTDSIFQTLNEYPQISEALTNQIKRLQIPIAKATLLDHSILSNNQHPVHALLNQLIELCVNSDMPNQTLEKKFDTAISNITTNFQQDPSVFTQTLEDLSGIASQQHNASERNTMRIAQTYEGRQRVKQAQEAVDREIQRRISPPQAPEVVLKLIDNGWRELLKLTYLRSGQDSDLWHEQLATLDQLLLWISDINSDENLSQSTIQRDLEADSFADLINQQLQDIFPGDYRFQDTVEHICDTLKGERPATMVTLKEALSSERNSHELQKELEAANPQLNRWFKRAKNLKAGDEFSYLGDASGQRNIKLAWVSDNRQHFVFVNNRGQKVLDYDLVDLANEMSKGLSPVTEKSEWPLVERSLYSTVQEAYQQLAFKSSHDELTNLLSRKECEKILGNTLLDAKSKSESHCLLYIDIDKFSLTNNLHGHVAGDQLIIDTSKVIEECAPENSIVARMAGNEFVMLLQHRDTQDSHRIADEIRKTVANHNFGWQKHNINFTISIGLKAINKYTENVVDLLRNAVSACQVAKDNGGNRIHDSSEDKELHSRREKLLAWIDKLNSVLSSDKLVLRGQKICPLNDREAEPHYEILIALKDDNGELISPVEFIEAAECYNRMQKVDRWVIENTFLWLQQLALANQDAPAVSINLSGNSLNDDQFLDFILEQFAQYKIPTTKICFEVTETATINNLTEAADFIREIKRVGCKFSLDDFGSGNASYQYLKHLPVDYLKIDGMFVQDIVNNKNDYALVKSINEIAHLMGKKTIAEYAETEEIITVLKEIGVDYIQGYAISRPELLTQIATAPST from the coding sequence ATGGAAACACCAATAAAGCCCCATTTCAACACTATTGTCGATGAGTTAAATGATATTACGCTGACTCAAATTGCCAATCTCTTCGAGCAGTTCTTGCGAGAGGCTGACAATCAACTCTTCCAATTGGCCGAGGTCGCCGACAATAACGAGCATCAAAACCAATTATTTGAAGCCAAAGCCATGATACGCCAGCATGGCGAACAAATTCGAACCAAGTACTGCACGCTTTTGGAGCAACGTCTAAGCGGCAATACAACTGCGCAACCGGCTACCAAGACAGCAGAAATCCACGAAAGTATGCAACTGGTTGATCTGAAAGAATTCGAAGACTGGCTGTCAGCAGAAACCATTATTCGCAGAGCCAATTCACGCTATTACAAAGGTGTTAGCTGTTTGGAACAGCGTTATAGTCAATTGGTTAACCAAGACATCTGCGGCGAAGCGCTGCCTTTTAGTATTGATAATATCTGTCACGCAATGCAGGACACTTTCAGGGACTTAACACTGTCACCAGAAGTACAACCGATCTTATACCGCTTATTCGATCACGCTATCATCAATCAGCTAGATGACCTATATGACACGTTAAACAGCCGCCTGAAAAGCCGCGGTATTTTACCCAATATCGAATCTCAAGTACTGCGCGAGCGCAAACCAATAGCTAAAGATAACAACGCATCATTTAACGGGCAGTTACCGGCCCAGCAAAAAGCTGCTAACTCGCCCGCAATTCTTGATGCGGCCCAGAATGTACTCGCACTATTGAGGCAATCTAACCCTGAGGTAAATGTCAGCAATACAGGCAATGTAGTTCCGGCCAGTATTAACGACATTATTAATCAGCTAAACACATTGCAAACTGATAACAACGCCATTGAAAATGTTGGTGCCAACGTATCACTCAGCGAATGGCTAGAACAACAAAGCCAATTAGTACTCGACCATCAAAGCCGGGATTTAATGACGTTAACCGACTCAATATTTCAAACGCTTAACGAGTATCCACAAATATCCGAAGCACTCACCAATCAAATAAAACGCTTGCAAATACCTATCGCTAAAGCAACTTTGTTAGACCACAGTATTTTATCCAACAATCAGCACCCCGTTCACGCCCTGCTCAATCAATTAATTGAGCTATGTGTAAATAGCGATATGCCTAACCAAACCTTAGAGAAAAAATTTGATACTGCCATTAGCAATATCACTACAAACTTCCAGCAAGACCCGTCCGTATTCACTCAAACACTGGAAGACCTATCCGGCATTGCAAGCCAGCAACACAATGCCAGTGAACGCAATACCATGCGCATCGCTCAAACCTATGAAGGGCGGCAGCGTGTAAAACAAGCACAAGAAGCCGTTGATCGTGAAATCCAGCGCAGAATCTCACCGCCACAGGCGCCGGAAGTCGTGCTTAAACTCATCGACAATGGCTGGCGTGAACTATTAAAACTCACTTACCTCAGGTCCGGTCAGGACAGCGACCTCTGGCACGAGCAGCTCGCTACGCTTGACCAATTATTACTGTGGATTAGCGACATCAATAGTGATGAAAATTTATCACAATCTACCATCCAGCGTGATTTAGAAGCAGATTCATTCGCCGACCTGATCAATCAGCAATTGCAGGATATATTCCCTGGTGACTACCGTTTTCAGGATACCGTTGAACACATTTGTGACACCCTTAAAGGCGAACGTCCAGCCACAATGGTGACACTCAAAGAAGCTTTAAGCAGCGAACGTAATAGCCATGAATTGCAAAAGGAATTAGAAGCCGCAAACCCGCAACTTAACCGCTGGTTTAAGCGGGCAAAGAACCTTAAAGCTGGCGACGAGTTTTCCTATTTAGGCGATGCAAGCGGCCAGCGCAACATAAAACTGGCATGGGTAAGCGACAATCGCCAGCACTTTGTATTTGTTAATAACCGCGGACAAAAAGTGCTGGATTATGACCTGGTAGATCTGGCCAATGAAATGTCAAAAGGGCTGTCGCCAGTGACTGAAAAATCTGAATGGCCATTAGTCGAACGCAGTTTATATTCCACTGTACAGGAAGCCTACCAGCAACTTGCCTTTAAAAGCAGCCATGATGAACTTACCAACCTTCTCAGCCGCAAAGAGTGTGAAAAAATATTAGGCAACACATTGCTTGATGCCAAAAGTAAAAGTGAAAGTCACTGCTTGCTTTATATCGATATTGATAAGTTTTCTCTCACAAACAATCTTCATGGTCACGTAGCTGGCGACCAACTCATTATAGATACCAGCAAAGTTATTGAAGAATGCGCACCAGAAAATTCTATAGTTGCAAGAATGGCAGGCAATGAATTTGTAATGCTATTACAACACCGGGATACACAGGACTCACATCGTATCGCTGATGAAATTCGTAAGACAGTAGCCAATCACAACTTCGGCTGGCAAAAACATAACATAAACTTCACTATCAGCATTGGCCTTAAAGCCATCAATAAGTACACCGAAAATGTTGTCGACTTATTACGCAACGCGGTCTCAGCCTGCCAGGTAGCCAAAGACAATGGTGGCAACCGTATTCACGATTCCAGTGAAGATAAAGAACTTCATAGCCGACGTGAAAAGCTATTAGCCTGGATCGATAAACTTAACAGCGTACTGAGCAGCGATAAATTAGTTCTTCGCGGTCAAAAAATTTGCCCACTTAATGACCGCGAGGCTGAACCTCATTATGAAATATTAATTGCACTAAAAGATGATAATGGCGAATTGATTTCACCGGTCGAATTTATTGAAGCGGCCGAATGCTACAACCGTATGCAGAAGGTAGATCGCTGGGTAATAGAAAACACATTCCTATGGCTACAACAATTAGCACTGGCTAATCAGGATGCCCCTGCAGTATCAATTAATTTATCCGGAAATAGTCTCAACGACGACCAATTCCTGGACTTTATTCTGGAACAGTTTGCGCAATACAAAATCCCTACCACCAAAATTTGTTTTGAAGTGACCGAAACGGCAACCATCAACAACCTCACAGAAGCCGCTGATTTTATTCGCGAAATAAAACGTGTTGGCTGTAAATTTTCGCTAGATGATTTTGGTAGTGGCAATGCATCTTACCAATATTTAAAGCATCTGCCGGTAGACTATTTAAAAATAGACGGCATGTTCGTTCAGGATATCGTCAACAATAAAAACGATTACGCACTGGTTAAATCGATTAACGAAATAGCGCATTTAATGGGTAAGAAAACCATCGCTGAATATGCTGAAACAGAAGAAATCATCACAGTATTGAAAGAGATCGGCGTTGATTATATTCAAGGCTATGCCATTTCCAGACCTGAATTACTGACGCAGATAGCTACGGCGCCTAGCACTTAG
- a CDS encoding SDR family oxidoreductase, translating into MDKQLDFSGKVVIVTGGGKGVGKGISQRFLAAGADVIICGRNAPEELPQAGNKQAIFTTVDVKDVEQIQACVDFAVEKFGRLDVLVNNAGGAPMTDAATASPRFSESIIRLNLLAPLNFCQAANAVMQQQAEGGTIVNIASVSAIRPSPGTAAYGAAKAGLVNLATSLAVEWAPKVRINSVIAGLIRTEQSHLHYGDEDGIAAVGDTIPLGRMAEPKDIGDACLFLSSSLSSYISGSTVTVHGGGEKPAFLDAANTDK; encoded by the coding sequence ATGGATAAGCAATTGGATTTCAGCGGCAAAGTCGTCATCGTCACTGGTGGCGGCAAAGGTGTTGGCAAAGGTATTAGCCAGCGCTTTCTCGCCGCCGGTGCCGATGTCATTATTTGCGGGCGTAATGCCCCAGAAGAGCTACCCCAAGCCGGTAACAAACAGGCCATCTTTACCACAGTGGACGTCAAAGACGTAGAGCAAATACAGGCCTGTGTCGATTTCGCTGTTGAGAAGTTTGGTCGGCTGGATGTATTAGTGAACAACGCCGGTGGGGCGCCAATGACCGATGCCGCGACCGCTTCCCCACGCTTCTCGGAATCTATTATCCGCCTCAACTTGCTTGCGCCGCTGAACTTTTGCCAGGCCGCCAATGCAGTCATGCAGCAGCAAGCCGAGGGCGGAACTATCGTCAATATCGCCAGTGTCAGTGCTATCCGCCCCTCGCCTGGCACTGCAGCATACGGTGCCGCCAAAGCCGGCCTCGTCAACTTAGCCACATCCTTAGCAGTGGAGTGGGCACCCAAAGTCCGGATCAATAGTGTGATTGCCGGGCTGATTCGTACCGAGCAATCCCATCTGCATTATGGTGATGAAGACGGTATCGCAGCGGTAGGTGACACTATCCCTCTGGGACGGATGGCCGAGCCCAAAGACATTGGTGATGCCTGCCTGTTCTTATCCAGCTCACTATCAAGCTATATCAGTGGTTCAACCGTTACCGTACATGGTGGCGGCGAAAAACCGGCATTTTTGGATGCGGCTAACACTGACAAGTAA
- a CDS encoding pyrroloquinoline quinone-dependent dehydrogenase produces the protein MRIAVSLLLLTFMLISGCRISSNPVIDFDGPTAEWSSFGGNEQANRYSPLNQIDLNNVDQLTLAWSHNSGDFADGSGEWAFTSMQVTPIVTNNTLYYCTPFGRVFALDPISGEELWVFDPKVQNKKGGYYPAVCRGVSYWQAESASDQACSKRIVYGTRDAELIALDADSGKPCAGFGNQGRVALREGISQSEPWEYYPTSPPIVMNDTVVIGALVPDNNRTDAPSGVVRAFDIRSGSLRWAWEPVSENYKQRHRQTDGSVEYLQGTPNVWAPMSGDYQRGLIYVPTGNPSPDLYGGHRDGIDEFGSSVVALDITNGKRVWNFQTVHHDLWDYDVASQPVLFQLPGVAEGKAGVLQPTKMGHIFLLDRETGEPLYPVEERPVPQNGVPGEQLSATQPFPTHPKPLHLPAQLNHDNVSNIVWFDQQSCREELSKYRSEGLFTPPSFEGSVLYPSTVGGINWGSVSVDAENGLMFVNQMHMAAVVQMIKREEFDARNPQTKYPDEYFAMTGTPYGAKRFPLMSSLGTPCNPRPWGSFAAVDLKSGEVIWRVPLGTTRDLAPFPLWFNWGTPNIGGSVTTAGGLVFIGATADKYFRAFNTKTGEEVWKYRIPTTANANPLTYRINKDGKQYVVVAAGGHGWSKPGDWLLAFALPD, from the coding sequence ATGCGTATCGCTGTATCATTACTGCTACTCACTTTTATGCTTATAAGTGGCTGTCGCATCAGCAGCAATCCGGTCATTGATTTCGATGGCCCCACTGCCGAGTGGTCATCCTTTGGAGGCAATGAACAAGCCAACCGCTATTCGCCGTTGAATCAAATCGATCTCAATAACGTCGATCAACTAACACTGGCGTGGAGCCATAACTCGGGAGACTTCGCCGACGGCTCTGGCGAATGGGCGTTCACCTCGATGCAAGTCACCCCGATTGTCACTAACAACACACTCTACTACTGCACGCCCTTTGGCCGGGTATTTGCACTAGACCCTATCAGCGGCGAGGAACTCTGGGTATTTGACCCCAAAGTGCAGAATAAAAAAGGCGGCTACTACCCCGCCGTGTGTCGTGGCGTCTCCTACTGGCAAGCAGAATCCGCTAGCGACCAAGCCTGCAGTAAGCGTATCGTCTACGGCACCCGTGATGCCGAGTTGATCGCTCTCGATGCCGATAGCGGCAAGCCCTGTGCGGGTTTTGGCAATCAAGGGCGGGTGGCTTTACGGGAGGGGATCAGCCAGTCAGAACCCTGGGAGTATTACCCGACCTCCCCCCCCATTGTGATGAACGACACCGTAGTGATAGGTGCGCTGGTGCCCGACAATAATCGCACCGATGCCCCCAGTGGCGTCGTCCGCGCCTTTGATATCCGCAGTGGTAGTTTGCGCTGGGCCTGGGAGCCGGTCAGTGAAAACTACAAACAGCGCCACCGTCAAACCGATGGCAGCGTCGAATATCTACAGGGGACGCCGAATGTGTGGGCGCCAATGTCTGGGGATTATCAGCGCGGACTGATATACGTCCCCACCGGCAATCCCTCCCCCGATCTTTACGGCGGCCATCGCGATGGTATTGATGAGTTTGGCTCATCGGTGGTAGCTCTGGATATTACTAACGGCAAACGGGTATGGAATTTCCAAACCGTCCATCACGACTTATGGGATTATGATGTTGCATCGCAACCGGTCTTGTTTCAGCTACCTGGCGTCGCTGAGGGCAAAGCTGGCGTTCTACAACCCACAAAAATGGGTCATATCTTTTTATTAGACCGCGAAACCGGAGAGCCACTCTATCCGGTAGAAGAACGACCTGTTCCGCAAAATGGCGTCCCCGGTGAACAACTCTCCGCCACTCAACCCTTCCCAACGCACCCTAAACCACTGCATTTACCCGCTCAACTGAACCACGACAATGTCAGTAATATCGTATGGTTTGATCAACAATCGTGTCGGGAAGAGTTAAGCAAGTACCGCTCTGAGGGCCTGTTTACACCCCCCAGCTTTGAAGGCAGCGTGCTGTACCCGTCAACTGTGGGCGGCATTAATTGGGGCAGCGTCTCCGTCGACGCCGAAAATGGACTGATGTTTGTCAATCAAATGCACATGGCCGCCGTGGTACAAATGATCAAGCGTGAAGAGTTTGATGCCCGCAACCCGCAAACCAAATACCCCGACGAATATTTTGCAATGACCGGCACCCCCTATGGCGCCAAGCGCTTTCCCTTGATGTCCAGTTTGGGGACGCCCTGCAACCCAAGACCCTGGGGCTCGTTTGCTGCAGTCGATTTGAAGAGTGGCGAGGTCATTTGGCGAGTACCGCTAGGCACTACCCGGGATCTAGCGCCCTTCCCACTCTGGTTTAATTGGGGTACGCCAAACATCGGAGGTTCGGTCACGACTGCAGGAGGGTTAGTGTTTATCGGGGCGACAGCGGATAAATATTTCCGCGCATTTAATACCAAAACCGGTGAGGAAGTTTGGAAATACCGTATACCCACCACTGCCAACGCCAACCCATTAACCTATCGAATCAACAAGGATGGCAAACAATATGTGGTGGTCGCTGCGGGAGGACATGGCTGGTCAAAACCGGGAGACTGGCTACTGGCCTTTGCACTGCCTGATTAA
- a CDS encoding response regulator: MNIWGNQRTVAAKLNQLILLATGLAVIVVTIAGMYNDYLNQQSEVVSLMDSHSKVIGSNNTAAIVFDEPFSARESLKSLEVVTGIVVAAIYSDSGELFASYVGEPGLEAPEVRPEGYYFEGDHVDLYQAIILDGDNIGMIFLRYDMSESYALLVEVFLLDMGVGLLAMLLAVFLAHRVQRSITDPIQALSASAQQVSDRGDYGVRAPVINDDDIGQLTNVFNTMLQQVQDRDRELANSRDLLEQRVKERTAELTIAMERAEAAARSKSQFLAAMSHEIRTPLNGVIGMASLLAGTELDEEQRDSTDTIQSSADALLGIINDILDFSKIEAGKMDLELIPFNLRTVLEGMVESMKLKAVEKNIFLQLRFAEGVEEYVKGDPGRIRQVLTNFISNAIKFTSTGGVMVDVSARQLKAGVCEYRFAVEDTGIGISQSKLDYVFEEFAQADSSTTRKYGGTGLGLSISSLLAKLMNGRLEVESREGKGSVFTLVLELPLTPAAQLPVVVADQATNLRVLVVGDVTGRYQLTSDWCRRWGMDVLSVEAPDEALAAVEQAIQQSQPFEVMIVDEVVGFDSGLDLAKSIRQNPALAGLSLIFMAVSSGGDKAKLVEEAGYTGYLTRPVRESQLLKTLQHINRQQQSKDSEAFITPYTFTRPQESTVSRTSGQVSILLAEDNLVNQKVAVRMLERLGCNVDIAVDGAEAVSMWQQSKYDLIFMDCHMPIKDGYQATREIRSIENGSVHIPIVALTANAMEGEAQVCAEVGMDGFIAKPVKVSDLEAVIVDFTKGLL; encoded by the coding sequence ATGAATATTTGGGGAAATCAGCGCACGGTAGCAGCTAAGCTGAATCAATTGATCCTGTTGGCGACCGGTCTTGCCGTTATAGTTGTTACCATAGCGGGCATGTATAACGACTACCTCAATCAGCAAAGTGAAGTCGTTAGTCTAATGGATAGCCACTCCAAAGTGATCGGCAGTAATAATACTGCGGCTATCGTTTTTGATGAGCCATTTAGCGCTCGTGAGTCTTTAAAATCCCTGGAAGTAGTCACCGGTATTGTGGTCGCAGCTATCTATAGTGATAGTGGCGAATTGTTTGCCAGCTATGTTGGTGAGCCTGGTTTGGAAGCGCCGGAGGTTAGGCCTGAGGGATATTATTTTGAAGGTGACCATGTAGATTTGTATCAGGCTATCATTCTCGATGGCGACAATATCGGCATGATTTTTTTGCGCTACGATATGTCTGAGTCTTACGCCTTGTTAGTAGAGGTCTTTTTGCTGGATATGGGGGTTGGCCTCCTTGCGATGTTGTTAGCCGTATTTCTCGCGCATCGCGTTCAGCGCAGTATTACCGATCCTATTCAAGCGCTATCAGCTAGCGCCCAACAAGTGTCCGACCGAGGTGATTATGGCGTTCGTGCGCCGGTAATCAATGATGATGATATCGGTCAATTAACGAATGTTTTTAATACCATGTTGCAACAGGTGCAGGATCGTGACCGCGAGCTGGCCAATTCCAGAGATTTATTGGAGCAGCGAGTAAAAGAGCGTACTGCCGAACTGACGATTGCAATGGAGCGAGCGGAAGCTGCGGCACGCTCCAAGTCCCAGTTTTTAGCTGCAATGAGTCATGAGATTCGAACGCCATTGAATGGCGTTATCGGTATGGCCTCATTATTGGCCGGTACGGAACTAGATGAAGAACAGCGCGATAGTACCGATACTATTCAAAGTTCTGCCGATGCCTTGCTGGGCATTATTAATGATATTTTGGACTTTTCAAAAATTGAAGCGGGTAAAATGGATCTGGAGTTGATTCCATTTAATCTCAGGACAGTGCTTGAGGGCATGGTCGAGTCGATGAAGCTAAAAGCTGTAGAGAAAAATATTTTTTTGCAGTTACGCTTCGCCGAAGGTGTTGAAGAATATGTTAAAGGTGATCCTGGTAGAATTCGTCAGGTCCTCACCAATTTTATTAGCAATGCGATTAAATTTACCTCCACTGGTGGCGTGATGGTTGATGTATCGGCGCGTCAATTAAAAGCTGGTGTATGTGAATATCGTTTTGCGGTGGAAGATACTGGTATCGGTATTTCACAATCGAAACTGGATTATGTGTTTGAGGAATTTGCTCAGGCTGATAGTTCGACGACGCGTAAATACGGTGGTACAGGCCTTGGTCTGAGTATTTCGTCACTGCTGGCGAAGTTGATGAATGGCCGTTTGGAAGTAGAAAGTCGTGAAGGAAAGGGATCGGTTTTCACGTTGGTACTGGAGTTACCATTAACGCCGGCTGCACAGTTACCTGTGGTAGTGGCAGATCAAGCGACTAATTTACGCGTATTGGTTGTCGGTGATGTTACTGGACGTTATCAGTTAACCAGCGACTGGTGCCGTCGTTGGGGAATGGATGTGCTCTCTGTAGAGGCGCCTGATGAAGCGCTAGCTGCAGTTGAGCAGGCGATTCAGCAATCCCAACCTTTTGAGGTGATGATTGTTGATGAAGTTGTCGGCTTTGATAGTGGCCTCGATTTGGCGAAGAGCATTCGACAGAATCCGGCACTAGCAGGTTTATCACTGATCTTTATGGCGGTGAGTTCCGGTGGTGATAAAGCTAAATTGGTTGAAGAGGCTGGGTACACAGGTTACTTAACCCGGCCGGTTAGAGAGTCGCAATTGTTGAAGACCTTACAACATATTAACCGCCAACAGCAGTCCAAAGACAGTGAGGCTTTTATAACGCCCTATACCTTTACCCGCCCACAAGAGAGCACAGTCTCTCGCACCAGTGGACAAGTGAGTATTTTATTGGCCGAAGATAATTTGGTTAATCAAAAGGTGGCGGTGCGTATGTTAGAAAGGCTGGGCTGTAATGTCGATATCGCTGTAGATGGCGCAGAGGCGGTGAGCATGTGGCAGCAATCAAAATATGATTTGATTTTTATGGATTGCCATATGCCAATAAAAGATGGCTATCAGGCTACCCGTGAAATTCGCAGTATCGAAAATGGCAGTGTCCATATCCCGATTGTCGCGTTAACTGCAAACGCCATGGAAGGTGAAGCTCAAGTCTGCGCTGAAGTAGGTATGGACGGATTTATTGCCAAACCGGTTAAGGTGAGTGATCTGGAAGCTGTGATTGTCGATTTCACCAAAGGGCTGCTTTAA
- a CDS encoding VOC family protein, with the protein MDVRSLGYVVIDAADPQQWLSYGTEVLGLMVAPGMPDDGNVYLKMDARPFRFAINKAETDRLAICGWELSSQADFEQTKQHLQTAGVAFEQADQELAQLRRVRDLIRLQDPSGNTLELYWGADLDYAKFVSPLGIAGFETGFNGDMGFGHAVLPCGKLKETHAFYRDLLGFGDTDYMHFKFTDDANDPGQGLHFMHVNNPRHHSLALYEDANNPLGCVHLMLEVLDVDEVGYCLDRVQAKDVPIISSLGRHTNDRMLSFYMATPTGFALEFGTGGLQMNWEGYTPTVSTLPSLWGHKFSM; encoded by the coding sequence ATGGATGTTCGCAGCTTAGGCTATGTAGTAATAGATGCCGCTGATCCGCAGCAATGGTTAAGTTATGGTACCGAAGTATTAGGCTTGATGGTGGCGCCGGGTATGCCTGACGATGGTAATGTCTACTTGAAAATGGATGCACGCCCGTTCCGGTTTGCGATTAATAAAGCTGAGACTGATCGCCTGGCAATTTGTGGTTGGGAACTTAGCAGTCAGGCTGATTTCGAGCAAACTAAACAGCACCTGCAAACTGCTGGGGTGGCTTTTGAGCAGGCTGATCAAGAGCTTGCCCAGTTACGTCGGGTGCGAGACTTAATTCGCTTACAAGACCCCTCCGGGAATACTCTGGAGTTGTATTGGGGAGCCGACCTGGACTATGCCAAATTCGTCTCGCCACTGGGTATTGCCGGTTTTGAAACCGGATTTAACGGAGATATGGGTTTTGGTCATGCAGTGCTGCCTTGCGGAAAGTTAAAAGAGACGCATGCTTTTTATCGTGACTTATTAGGTTTTGGTGATACTGATTATATGCATTTCAAATTTACTGATGACGCCAATGATCCTGGTCAGGGGCTGCACTTTATGCATGTTAACAACCCTCGCCACCACAGTCTGGCGTTATACGAGGATGCGAATAACCCGCTGGGCTGTGTGCATCTGATGCTGGAAGTTCTTGATGTTGATGAGGTGGGTTACTGTCTGGATCGGGTACAAGCCAAAGACGTGCCGATTATTTCCTCTCTGGGTCGTCATACCAATGATCGTATGTTGTCATTTTATATGGCAACGCCAACGGGTTTTGCGTTGGAGTTTGGTACCGGCGGTTTGCAGATGAATTGGGAGGGGTATACCCCAACTGTCAGTACTTTACCGAGTTTGTGGGGGCATAAATTTAGTATGTGA